In Phyllopteryx taeniolatus isolate TA_2022b chromosome 6, UOR_Ptae_1.2, whole genome shotgun sequence, one genomic interval encodes:
- the LOC133479036 gene encoding protein rapunzel-like isoform X2 encodes MSSSLEKVVAQKKEAIEAAMDMLERGAEVVASAVGELFPLCEAAAPVLRLALDNVQSKEVFYVKEQFLTVRNSLDLLSGQLEDIDCEIKKSRLDSQYFGAEENLRNQFRKYMDIIEAKPQFGEVKTKLFLEHFSRSGGEKNLFVLYHALMGSSGFGDSILDLVERYVSRNRRLLEDFCVRMKELLCLGLIALLGHSALTQNHQEEQDKIQEWSRKMDEIELRMKTTVRSCVDAFPEQAKLDAQHLLQEKQSHNLQETTQQVLDFLVKKYDWYQAPDGAQGRRPGSYGGGRTQGQRTRSGGCPGEADERVCGSRRQPPQGVGGRLEFPRRSSLLGEAQERCRVRTLRLKTLQSGVRNNHCPV; translated from the exons ATGAGCAGTTCCCTGGAGAAGGTAGTGGCCCAGAAGAAGGAGGCCATCGAGGCGGCCATGGACATGTTGGAGCGCGGCGCTGAGGTCGTGGCCAGCGCCGTAGGCGAACTCTTCCCGCTGTGCGAGGCTGCCGCTCCGGTCCTCCGTCTGGCCCTGGACAACGTCCAGAGCAAGGAGGTGTTCTACGTCAAGGAGCAGTTCCTGACGGTCCGGAACAGTCTGGACCTTCTCTCGGGCCAGCTGGAGGACATCGACTGCGAGATCAAGAAGAGCCGGCTGGACTCGCAGTACTTTGGCGCGGAGGAGAACCTCCGGAACCAGTTCAGGAAGTACATGGACATCATTGAGGCCAAGCCGCAGTTCGGCGAGGTGAAGACAAAGCTATTCCTGGAGCATTTCTCCAGGAGCGGCGGCGAGAAGAATTTGTTTGTGCTCTACCACGCGCTCATGGGGAGCAGCGGCTTCGGAGACTCCATTCTAGACCTGGTGGAAAG GTACGTCTCCAGGAACCGCCGCCTCCTGGAGGACTTTTGCGTGCGCATGAAGGAGCTTCTCTGCTTGGGCCTCATCGCTCTGCTGGGCCACTCAGCCTTGACCCAAAACCACCAGGAAGAACAGGACAAAATCCAAGAGTGGAGCCGCAAGATGGACGAGATCGAGCTCCGGATGAAGACCACCGTTCGGTCCTGCGTTGACGCCTTTCCGGAGCAGGCCAAACTGGATGCCCAGCACCTCCTCCAAGAGAAGCAAAGTCACAACCTCCAGGAGACCACCCAGCAAGTCCTGGACTTCCTGGTCAAGAAGTACGATTGG TACCAAGCCCCAGACGGTGCCCAGGGACGTCGTCCTGGGAGTTATGGAGGGGGCCGCACGCAAGGGCAACGCACCCGCAGTGGTGGATGTCCTGGAGAAGCAGATGAGCGGGTTTGTGGTTCACGCCGTCAGCCGCCACAAGGAGTCGGCGGCCGCCTGGAGTTTCCCAGAAGATCGTCACTACTGGGAGAGGCACAAGAACGTTGCCGTGTGCGTACACTCCGACTGAAAACATTGCAGAGCGGGGTGCGAAACAATCACTGCCCAGTATAG
- the LOC133479036 gene encoding protein rapunzel-like isoform X1, translating to MSSSLEKVVAQKKEAIEAAMDMLERGAEVVASAVGELFPLCEAAAPVLRLALDNVQSKEVFYVKEQFLTVRNSLDLLSGQLEDIDCEIKKSRLDSQYFGAEENLRNQFRKYMDIIEAKPQFGEVKTKLFLEHFSRSGGEKNLFVLYHALMGSSGFGDSILDLVERYVSRNRRLLEDFCVRMKELLCLGLIALLGHSALTQNHQEEQDKIQEWSRKMDEIELRMKTTVRSCVDAFPEQAKLDAQHLLQEKQSHNLQETTQQVLDFLVKKYDWVSWSVRLINHSGSTYRNWRAGERFHHVAGRNWFEVLQVNNINLVVSFSTKPQTVPRDVVLGVMEGAARKGNAPAVVDVLEKQMSGFVVHAVSRHKESAAAWSFPEDRHYWERHKNVAVCVHSD from the exons ATGAGCAGTTCCCTGGAGAAGGTAGTGGCCCAGAAGAAGGAGGCCATCGAGGCGGCCATGGACATGTTGGAGCGCGGCGCTGAGGTCGTGGCCAGCGCCGTAGGCGAACTCTTCCCGCTGTGCGAGGCTGCCGCTCCGGTCCTCCGTCTGGCCCTGGACAACGTCCAGAGCAAGGAGGTGTTCTACGTCAAGGAGCAGTTCCTGACGGTCCGGAACAGTCTGGACCTTCTCTCGGGCCAGCTGGAGGACATCGACTGCGAGATCAAGAAGAGCCGGCTGGACTCGCAGTACTTTGGCGCGGAGGAGAACCTCCGGAACCAGTTCAGGAAGTACATGGACATCATTGAGGCCAAGCCGCAGTTCGGCGAGGTGAAGACAAAGCTATTCCTGGAGCATTTCTCCAGGAGCGGCGGCGAGAAGAATTTGTTTGTGCTCTACCACGCGCTCATGGGGAGCAGCGGCTTCGGAGACTCCATTCTAGACCTGGTGGAAAG GTACGTCTCCAGGAACCGCCGCCTCCTGGAGGACTTTTGCGTGCGCATGAAGGAGCTTCTCTGCTTGGGCCTCATCGCTCTGCTGGGCCACTCAGCCTTGACCCAAAACCACCAGGAAGAACAGGACAAAATCCAAGAGTGGAGCCGCAAGATGGACGAGATCGAGCTCCGGATGAAGACCACCGTTCGGTCCTGCGTTGACGCCTTTCCGGAGCAGGCCAAACTGGATGCCCAGCACCTCCTCCAAGAGAAGCAAAGTCACAACCTCCAGGAGACCACCCAGCAAGTCCTGGACTTCCTGGTCAAGAAGTACGATTGGGTGAGCTGGTCGGTGCGCCTTATCAACCACTCGGGGAGCACCTACCGTAACTGGAGGGCTGGGGAGCGCTTCCACCACGTGGCGGGGCGCAACTGGTTCGAGGTTCTGCAGGTCAATAACATCAACCTGGTGGTGTCCTTCAGTACCAAGCCCCAGACGGTGCCCAGGGACGTCGTCCTGGGAGTTATGGAGGGGGCCGCACGCAAGGGCAACGCACCCGCAGTGGTGGATGTCCTGGAGAAGCAGATGAGCGGGTTTGTGGTTCACGCCGTCAGCCGCCACAAGGAGTCGGCGGCCGCCTGGAGTTTCCCAGAAGATCGTCACTACTGGGAGAGGCACAAGAACGTTGCCGTGTGCGTACACTCCGACTGA
- the LOC133479039 gene encoding protein rapunzel-like, whose protein sequence is MMDEEIVEDRAKLKQGMVKVLQCVATISSAAAVVNPIFGVAGSLIRVVLHHIDDEDIRTLKREFGSVNRALDELSNKNRQALVAIQKETLDSQYASVEENLKNQFRKFMELVEVKPEHSERKKEDFIQSYANDLGDQNLHTLYDGVVGKPKLFSRPVLEVYLKHSGGERRAMERLCTRLTYLFCIGLIALMGYAAVIGDDDAGLSEEWAEKMENVQDKMQQALRMCRH, encoded by the exons ATGATGGACGAGGAGATAGTGGAGGACCGCGCCAAGCTGAAGCAGGGCATGGTGAAGGTCCTGCAGTGCGTGGCCACCATCTCGTCGGCGGCGGCCGTGGTCAACCCCATCTTCGGTGTGGCGGGCTCCCTGATCCGCGTGGTTTTGCACCACATCGACGACGAGGACATCCGCACGCTCAAGCGCGAGTTCGGCTCCGTCAACCGGGCCCTGGACGAGCTCTCGAACAAGAACCGTCAGGCCCTGGTGGCCATCCAGAAGGAGACTCTGGACAGCCAGTACGCCTCGGTGGAGGAGAACCTCAAGAATCAGTTCCGAAAGTTCAtggagctggtggaggtgaaGCCGGAGCACAGCGAACGCAAGAAGGAAGACTTCATCCAGAGCTATGCCAACGACCTGGGAGACCAGAACCTACACACGCTCTACGACGGCGTGGTGGGAAAACCAAAACTCTTCAGCCGGCCCGTCCTGGAG gTGTACCTGAAGCACTCGGGGGGCGAGCGTCGGGCGATGGAGCGTCTGTGCACGCGCCTCACCTACTTGTTCTGCATCGGCCTGATCGCCCTGATGGGCTACGCCGCCGTCATCGGCGACGACGACGCCGGCCTGAGCGAGGAGTGGGCCGAGAAGATGGAGAACGTGCAGGACAAGATGCAGCAGGCGCTACGCATGTGCCGTCATTAG
- the LOC133479173 gene encoding uncharacterized protein LOC133479173 has product MNLCQNDSLRPEEAVVVENAIRLAIDSVVNVLYGVNSGRSREYQRMVAERDKEIVRLQREVYALRRRGCASCTLLSGSERDRGTPDRSPPGTGEHRDHDGGGDTDMDAGQQQQCELSFSLGLFDGPPSHIPSLALPSPPRSQTDPSGASEAGGVAVKEEPCNVDAVLVKWELSEEESSRERQEPTGGPPWDAEREFREAMACEEADGLARATEADQLRNKKKRVPTAELPEEAQQQKRAAWRAASRRYYARKVARQQAGPPSRHARFHRPPPNSRFPASHCGPFADDSGKRTPVCASPQDSQARQREAWRASSRRYYHARKMAHQQQHGPPQYRDAEPPGQDRGGLEGILCR; this is encoded by the exons ATGAATTTGTGCCAAAACGACAGCCTGCGGCCGGAGGAGGCGGTGGTGGTGGAGAACGCCATCCGACTCGCGATAGACTCCGTCGTCAACGTACTGTACGGCGTCAACAGCGGCCGCAGTCGCGAGTACCAGCGGATGGTGGCCGAAAGGGACAAAGAGATCGTCAGGTTGCAGCGCGAGGTGTACGCGCTTCGCCGGCGGGGATGCGCCTCGTGCACGCTGCTCTCCGGGAGCGAGCGCGACCGGGGGACCCCAGACCGGTCCCCCCCGGGCACCGGGGAGCACAGGGACCACGACGGCGGTGGCGACACCGACATGGACGCCGGGCAGCAACAGCAGTGTGAACTAAGTTTCTCCT TGGGTCTCTTTGACGGCCCCCCGTCGCACATCCCCTCGCTGGCTCTCCCCTCGCCCCCCCGCAGCCAAACGGACCCGTCGGGGGCTTCGGAGGCGGGCGGCGTCGCCGTCAAAGAGGAGCCGTGCAACGTGGACGCCGTCCTCGTCAAATGGGAGCTGAGCGAGGAGGAGAGCTCGCGGGAGCGACAGGAGCCGACGGGCGGTCCCCCTTGGGACGCAG aACGGGAGTTCCGAGAAGCGATGGCCTGCGAGGAAGCGGACGGGCTGGCGCGTGCCACAGAGGCGGACCAACTAAG GAACAAAAAGAAACGAGTCCCCACGGCGGAGCTGCCCGAGGAGGCCCAGCAGCAGAAGCGCGCGGCGTGGCGAGCCGCCTCCCGACGCTACTACGCCCGCAAGGTGGCCCGCCAGCAGGCCGGCCCCCCGTCGCGCCACGCCCGCTTCCACCGCCCGCCGCCGAACTCGCGCTTCCCCGCGTCGCACTGCGGCCCTTTCGCCGACGACAGCGGCAAGCGGACGCCCGTTTGCGCCTCGCCTCAGGACTCGCAGGCCCGGCAGAGGGAGGCGTGGCGAGCCTCCTCCAGGCGCTACTACCACGCCAGGAAAATGGCGCACCAACAGCAACACGGACCCCCACAGTACCGCGACGCCGAGCCGCCGGGGCAGGACAGAGGAGGACTGGAGGGAATTTTGTGTCGTTGA
- the il21r.1 gene encoding interleukin 21 receptor, tandem duplicate 1 isoform X1, with translation MFFCVACQLLLLYSLPVAAFPAFASTFMAAVLLSMLWSLRLLIQGGSSVAAVASSTCGVTCSTDYNVLINCSCASVPTHPLRLDVNCSDGELHVAGSCPVTPPQSWCVMYPPALYDVAVVGTECTATVGRRGGPESELSTWALYDVVKPPPPSDVRVTSAGGFYNITWDHGHDRNDCLTYRLRIRASPGFSQDPGRSFLVDERFLVIRHKELPPRATCSVAVQAKLCPSNPSQGPWSEWSFTVKWTTTPTNSADVAAKGSWLYVLLAVVVAAAAAALLLGCSRKPLFLKTLQLSTYVSKPHDFFEPLYLNYRGNFKDWVKPMFSEHDFLENPSRGEMMLTTTKKQLYCHKRDASAEADEETRGAGRLLVRAPLAQLEHVSIHTVTLCGEECQEGSGPNYGELPDREPAEPEVDEQDEEQEEQEEQEEQEEREEREERASLASGQRSDDGYPGVDLDTVDSGFGECASPSHSGSGDRCGDFPPERLTSRSNYVKQWMMCSDAGEDSENAPR, from the exons atgtttttttgcgttgcATGTCAGCTACTGTTGCTATATTCACTTCCAGTGGCTGCCTTTCCTGCTTTTGCGAGCACCTTCATGGCTGCCGTCTTATTGTCGATGCTGTGGAGCCTCAGACTGCTCATCCAAGGCG GCTCGTCTGTGGCCGCAGTCGCCTCCTCCACCTGCGGCGTCACCTGCTCCACCGACTACAACGTTCTCATCAACTGCTCCTGCGCGTCCGTCCCGACGCACCCGCTGCGCCTTGACGTCAACTGCAG CGACGGCGAGCTCCACGTGGCCGGCAGCTGCCCGGTGACGCCTCCTCAGTCCTGGTGCGTCATGTACCCGCCGGCGCTCTACGACGTCGCCGTCGTCGGGACCGAATGCACGGCGACGGTCGGCCGACGGGGCGGCCCGGAGAGCGAGTTGTCCACCTGGGCGCTCTACGACGTGG TGAAACCTCCGCCGCCTTCCGACGTCCGAGTGACGAGCGCCGGCGGATTCTACAACATCACGTGGGACCACGGCCACGACCGCAACGATTGTCTGACTTACAGGCTGCGCATCCGAGCCAGCCCAGGTTTCTCGCAG GATCCAGGGCGTTCCTTCTTGGTGGACGAGAGGTTCCTCGTCATACGCCACAAGGAGCTGCCACCCCGCGCCACGTGTAGCGTGGCGGTCCAGGCCAAGTTGTGTCCCAGTAACCCGTCTCAGGGCCCGTGGAGCGAGTGGAGTTTCACGGTCAAGTGGACAACCACGCCGACAAACTCAGCGGACGTCGCAG CGAAAGGATCCTGGCTGTACGTCCTGCTAGCCGtcgtcgtcgccgccgccgccgccgcgctgCTGCTGGGTTGCTCTCGAAAACC GTTGTTCCTGAAAACACTCCAGCTGAGCACGTACGTGTCCAAGCCGCACGACTTCTTCGAGCCGCTCTACCTCAACTATCGAGGCAACTTCAAG GACTGGGTCAAGCCCATGTTCAGCGAGCACGACTTTTTGGAGAACCCCTCGCGCGGGGAGATGATGCTGACCACCACCAAGAAGCAGCTCTACTGCCACAAACGCGACGCGAGCGCAGAAGCGGACGAGGAGACGCGAGGCGCGGGACGCCTCCTCGTCCGCGCCCCCTTGGCACAATTGGAACACGTGTCCATTCACACGGTGACTCTGTGCGGAGAGGAGTGCCAGGAAGGGTCCGGTCCGAACTACGGGGAGCTGCCGGACCGCGAGCCGGCGGAGCCAGAAGTGGACGAGCAGGACGAGGAGCAAGAGGAGCAAGAGGAGCAAGAGGAGCAAGAGGAGCGAGAGGAGCGAGAGGAGCGAGCCTCGCTGGCCTCCGGGCAGCGGTCGGACGACGGCTACCCCGGCGTGGACTTGGACACGGTGGACAGCGGTTTCGGGGAGTGCGCCAGCCCGTCCCATTCCGGCTCGGGAGACCGCTGCGGAGATTTCCCACCCGAGCGACTAACCTCGCGCTCCAACTACGTCAAGCAGTGGATGATGTGTAGTGACGCTGGGGAAGACTCGGAAAACGCTCCACGTTGA
- the il21r.1 gene encoding interleukin 21 receptor, tandem duplicate 1 isoform X2 has protein sequence MAAVLLSMLWSLRLLIQGGSSVAAVASSTCGVTCSTDYNVLINCSCASVPTHPLRLDVNCSDGELHVAGSCPVTPPQSWCVMYPPALYDVAVVGTECTATVGRRGGPESELSTWALYDVVKPPPPSDVRVTSAGGFYNITWDHGHDRNDCLTYRLRIRASPGFSQDPGRSFLVDERFLVIRHKELPPRATCSVAVQAKLCPSNPSQGPWSEWSFTVKWTTTPTNSADVAAKGSWLYVLLAVVVAAAAAALLLGCSRKPLFLKTLQLSTYVSKPHDFFEPLYLNYRGNFKDWVKPMFSEHDFLENPSRGEMMLTTTKKQLYCHKRDASAEADEETRGAGRLLVRAPLAQLEHVSIHTVTLCGEECQEGSGPNYGELPDREPAEPEVDEQDEEQEEQEEQEEQEEREEREERASLASGQRSDDGYPGVDLDTVDSGFGECASPSHSGSGDRCGDFPPERLTSRSNYVKQWMMCSDAGEDSENAPR, from the exons ATGGCTGCCGTCTTATTGTCGATGCTGTGGAGCCTCAGACTGCTCATCCAAGGCG GCTCGTCTGTGGCCGCAGTCGCCTCCTCCACCTGCGGCGTCACCTGCTCCACCGACTACAACGTTCTCATCAACTGCTCCTGCGCGTCCGTCCCGACGCACCCGCTGCGCCTTGACGTCAACTGCAG CGACGGCGAGCTCCACGTGGCCGGCAGCTGCCCGGTGACGCCTCCTCAGTCCTGGTGCGTCATGTACCCGCCGGCGCTCTACGACGTCGCCGTCGTCGGGACCGAATGCACGGCGACGGTCGGCCGACGGGGCGGCCCGGAGAGCGAGTTGTCCACCTGGGCGCTCTACGACGTGG TGAAACCTCCGCCGCCTTCCGACGTCCGAGTGACGAGCGCCGGCGGATTCTACAACATCACGTGGGACCACGGCCACGACCGCAACGATTGTCTGACTTACAGGCTGCGCATCCGAGCCAGCCCAGGTTTCTCGCAG GATCCAGGGCGTTCCTTCTTGGTGGACGAGAGGTTCCTCGTCATACGCCACAAGGAGCTGCCACCCCGCGCCACGTGTAGCGTGGCGGTCCAGGCCAAGTTGTGTCCCAGTAACCCGTCTCAGGGCCCGTGGAGCGAGTGGAGTTTCACGGTCAAGTGGACAACCACGCCGACAAACTCAGCGGACGTCGCAG CGAAAGGATCCTGGCTGTACGTCCTGCTAGCCGtcgtcgtcgccgccgccgccgccgcgctgCTGCTGGGTTGCTCTCGAAAACC GTTGTTCCTGAAAACACTCCAGCTGAGCACGTACGTGTCCAAGCCGCACGACTTCTTCGAGCCGCTCTACCTCAACTATCGAGGCAACTTCAAG GACTGGGTCAAGCCCATGTTCAGCGAGCACGACTTTTTGGAGAACCCCTCGCGCGGGGAGATGATGCTGACCACCACCAAGAAGCAGCTCTACTGCCACAAACGCGACGCGAGCGCAGAAGCGGACGAGGAGACGCGAGGCGCGGGACGCCTCCTCGTCCGCGCCCCCTTGGCACAATTGGAACACGTGTCCATTCACACGGTGACTCTGTGCGGAGAGGAGTGCCAGGAAGGGTCCGGTCCGAACTACGGGGAGCTGCCGGACCGCGAGCCGGCGGAGCCAGAAGTGGACGAGCAGGACGAGGAGCAAGAGGAGCAAGAGGAGCAAGAGGAGCAAGAGGAGCGAGAGGAGCGAGAGGAGCGAGCCTCGCTGGCCTCCGGGCAGCGGTCGGACGACGGCTACCCCGGCGTGGACTTGGACACGGTGGACAGCGGTTTCGGGGAGTGCGCCAGCCCGTCCCATTCCGGCTCGGGAGACCGCTGCGGAGATTTCCCACCCGAGCGACTAACCTCGCGCTCCAACTACGTCAAGCAGTGGATGATGTGTAGTGACGCTGGGGAAGACTCGGAAAACGCTCCACGTTGA